Proteins co-encoded in one Siniperca chuatsi isolate FFG_IHB_CAS linkage group LG11, ASM2008510v1, whole genome shotgun sequence genomic window:
- the lrrfip2 gene encoding leucine-rich repeat flightless-interacting protein 2 isoform X24 yields the protein MGTQGSGRKRAPLKDRFSAEDEALSSIAREAEARLAAKRAARAEARDIRMRELERQQKELSYRSSSGSNRKWGQIHQWMADTEKARSSSSSRSSSHHRRGLDDDVMSVRSYRSTSSAMRDLGSRSSSRRKDALDGLSTSSTLKTSRSTSSVYNDLHGYKKASSSKKDLLTGLYHDQRNYTSLTKTKAPPLPSTSTYQPRSSDFSDISESAADYFSRSNRRGSIVSDLDDLSIPDLDALDEKCDKQYSDYSRPSSRCATPGLSAATLATLGGTSSRRGSADTGSIYEPDTSLSELRDIYELKDQIQDVEGRYMQGLKELKESLAEVEEKYKKAMVSNAQLDNDKGNLIYQVDTLKDVIEEMEEQMAEMKRELEEKSKELERQKHTCTVLQHKQEELKEGIRQRDELIEESQRMQTKLDDLTREVFDLQETINWKDKKIGALERQKEYFDCIRNERDELRDELADIKGKAKAVETHGLVIIPDGTPNGDVNHEPQSSGITVVSQEAAQVLESAGEGPLDVRLRKLAEEKDELLAQIRKLKNQLEEERQKHSKMDSAYTDGEKMENGTDLHFIEMQRDANRQISEYKFKLSKAEQEMGTMEQNIARLEGQVSRYKASADNSEKVEDELKAEKRKLQRELRTALDKIEEMEMTNNHLVKRLEKMKANRNALLSQQ from the exons GCAGAGGCGAGGCTGGCAGCGAAGAGGGCGGCTCGAGCAGAGGCCAGGGATATTCGAATGAGGGAACTTGAACGGCAGCAGAAAGAG CTTTCTTACCGCTCATCCAGTGGTAGCAACAGAAAATGGGGTCAGATCCACCAGTGGATG GCTGATACAGAAAAGGCCAGATCCTCTAGTAGTAGTAGATCTAGCAGCCATCATCGCCGG GGGCTGGATGATGATGTCATGTCAGTCCGCAGCTACAGG tcaaCCTCATCAGCAATGCGTGACTTGGGGAGTCGATCCAGTTCCCGTAGAAAAGATGCCTTG GATGGCCTCTCCACTAGCTCCACCCTCAAGACTTCCCGATCCACT AGTTCTGTGTACAATGACCTGCATGGCTATAAAAAGGCCAGCTCCTCGAAGAAGGACCTGCTG ACTGGACTGTACCATGATCAAAGGAACTACACCAGCCTAACGAAGACCAAAGCACCGCCTCTTCCTTCCACTTCCACCTATCAGCCTCGG TCGTCTGACTTCTCGGACATTAGCGAGTCGGCTGCTGATTATTTCAGCCGCTCCAACCGAAGAGGCAGTATTGTGTCTGACCTTGATGATTTGAGCATTCCAGATCTGGACGCT ctGGATGAAAAATGTGACAAGCAGTATTCAGATTATAGTCGG CCATCTTCCCGCTGTGCCACCCCAGGCCTCTCAGCAGCCACATTGGCAACACTGGGTGGCACCTCATCACGACGGGGCAGCGCAGACACTGGTAGCATCTATGAGCCCGACACCAGCCTGAGTGAACTTAGG GATATCTATGAACTAAAGGACCAGATTCAGGATGTAGAAGGGCGATACATGCAAGGGCTTAAAGAGCTGAAG GAGTCACTtgcagaggtggaggagaagtATAAGAAAGCCATGGTGTCGAACGCACAGCTGGACAATGACAAAGGCAACCTCATCTATCAAGTGGACACACTAAAGGATGTCATAGAGGAGATGGAGGAACAAATGGCTGAGATGAAGAGGGAGCTGGAAGAAAAGTCAAAG GAACTAGAAAGACAAAAGCACACATGTACAGTCCTGCAGCATAAACAAGAAGAACTGAAAGAGGGAATCCGCCAGAGAGATGAGCTTATAGAG GAGAGCCAGCGAATGCAGACTAAGTTAGATGACCTCACCAGAGAGGTGTTTGACCTGCAGGAAACGATAAACTGGAAGGACAAAAAGATTGGG GCCctagagagacagaaagagtacTTTGATTGCATTAGGAATGAGAGGGATGAGCTCAGAGATGAGCTCGCTGACATCAAGGGGAAGGCCAAAGCAGTAGAG ACACATGGGCTCGTCATCATCCCAGACGGCACACCAAATGGAGATGTCAACCATGAGCCTCAGTCCTCAGGGATCACTGTGGTCTCCCAGGAGGCCGCTCAGGTGCTGGAGTCTGCAGGAGAGGGCCCGCTGG ATGTCAGGCTACGGAAGTTGGCAGAGGAGAAAGATGAACTCTTGGCTCAGATCAGGAAGCTGAAGaatcagctggaggaggagagacagaaacactcaAAGATGGACAGTGCATACACAGACGGGGAGAAGATGGAGAACGGTACAGACCTACACTTTATTGAGATGCAGA GAGATGCCAACAGACAGATTAGTGAATACAAATTCAAGCTTTCCAAGGCAGAGCAGGAAATGGGTACAATGGAACAAAAT atTGCCAGACTTGAAGGGCAAGTGTCCAGGTACAAGGCATCAGCAGACAACTCAGAGAAAGTAGAAGATGAACTTAAGGCAGAAAAACGGAAACTTCAAAGAGAG CTGCGCACAGCTCTAGATAAGATAGAGGAGATGGAGATGACCAACAACCACCTAGTAAAGCGCCTCGAGAAGATGAAGGCCAACAGGAACGCCCTTCTGTCACAGCAGTGA
- the lrrfip2 gene encoding leucine-rich repeat flightless-interacting protein 2 isoform X30 → MGTQGSGRKRAPLKDRFSAEDEALSSIAREAEARLAAKRAARAEARDIRMRELERQQKELDEKCDKQYSDYSRPSSRCATPGLSAATLATLGGTSSRRGSADTGSIYEPDTSLSELRDIYELKDQIQDVEGRYMQGLKELKESLAEVEEKYKKAMVSNAQLDNDKGNLIYQVDTLKDVIEEMEEQMAEMKRELEEKSKELERQKHTCTVLQHKQEELKEGIRQRDELIEALERQKEYFDCIRNERDELRDELADIKGKAKAVETHGLVIIPDGTPNGDVNHEPQSSGITVVSQEAAQVLESAGEGPLDVRLRKLAEEKDELLAQIRKLKNQLEEERQKHSKMDSAYTDGEKMENGTDLHFIEMQRDANRQISEYKFKLSKAEQEMGTMEQNIARLEGQVSRYKASADNSEKVEDELKAEKRKLQRELRTALDKIEEMEMTNNHLVKRLEKMKANRNALLSQQ, encoded by the exons GCAGAGGCGAGGCTGGCAGCGAAGAGGGCGGCTCGAGCAGAGGCCAGGGATATTCGAATGAGGGAACTTGAACGGCAGCAGAAAGAG ctGGATGAAAAATGTGACAAGCAGTATTCAGATTATAGTCGG CCATCTTCCCGCTGTGCCACCCCAGGCCTCTCAGCAGCCACATTGGCAACACTGGGTGGCACCTCATCACGACGGGGCAGCGCAGACACTGGTAGCATCTATGAGCCCGACACCAGCCTGAGTGAACTTAGG GATATCTATGAACTAAAGGACCAGATTCAGGATGTAGAAGGGCGATACATGCAAGGGCTTAAAGAGCTGAAG GAGTCACTtgcagaggtggaggagaagtATAAGAAAGCCATGGTGTCGAACGCACAGCTGGACAATGACAAAGGCAACCTCATCTATCAAGTGGACACACTAAAGGATGTCATAGAGGAGATGGAGGAACAAATGGCTGAGATGAAGAGGGAGCTGGAAGAAAAGTCAAAG GAACTAGAAAGACAAAAGCACACATGTACAGTCCTGCAGCATAAACAAGAAGAACTGAAAGAGGGAATCCGCCAGAGAGATGAGCTTATAGAG GCCctagagagacagaaagagtacTTTGATTGCATTAGGAATGAGAGGGATGAGCTCAGAGATGAGCTCGCTGACATCAAGGGGAAGGCCAAAGCAGTAGAG ACACATGGGCTCGTCATCATCCCAGACGGCACACCAAATGGAGATGTCAACCATGAGCCTCAGTCCTCAGGGATCACTGTGGTCTCCCAGGAGGCCGCTCAGGTGCTGGAGTCTGCAGGAGAGGGCCCGCTGG ATGTCAGGCTACGGAAGTTGGCAGAGGAGAAAGATGAACTCTTGGCTCAGATCAGGAAGCTGAAGaatcagctggaggaggagagacagaaacactcaAAGATGGACAGTGCATACACAGACGGGGAGAAGATGGAGAACGGTACAGACCTACACTTTATTGAGATGCAGA GAGATGCCAACAGACAGATTAGTGAATACAAATTCAAGCTTTCCAAGGCAGAGCAGGAAATGGGTACAATGGAACAAAAT atTGCCAGACTTGAAGGGCAAGTGTCCAGGTACAAGGCATCAGCAGACAACTCAGAGAAAGTAGAAGATGAACTTAAGGCAGAAAAACGGAAACTTCAAAGAGAG CTGCGCACAGCTCTAGATAAGATAGAGGAGATGGAGATGACCAACAACCACCTAGTAAAGCGCCTCGAGAAGATGAAGGCCAACAGGAACGCCCTTCTGTCACAGCAGTGA
- the lrrfip2 gene encoding leucine-rich repeat flightless-interacting protein 2 isoform X9: MGTQGSGRKRAPLKDRFSAEDEALSSIAREAEARLAAKRAARAEARDIRMRELERQQKELSYRSSSGSNRKWGQIHQWMADTEKARSSSSSRSSSHHRRDGLSTSSTLKTSRSTSSVYNDLHGYKKASSSKKDLLTGLYHDQRNYTSLTKTKAPPLPSTSTYQPRATTSSSSTTGTGLSRSYSMASIYDDNGLYGSGYSSRAPSEYSWYSSGASSTRSSPVSSSDDDTVSSVSQERFSRGRRDSASSDFSDISESAADYFSRSNRRGSIVSDLDDLSIPDLDALDEKCDKQYSDYSRPSSRCATPGLSAATLATLGGTSSRRGSADTGSIYEPDTSLSELRDIYELKDQIQDVEGRYMQGLKELKESLAEVEEKYKKAMVSNAQLDNDKGNLIYQVDTLKDVIEEMEEQMAEMKRELEEKSKELERQKHTCTVLQHKQEELKEGIRQRDELIEESQRMQTKLDDLTREVFDLQETINWKDKKIGALERQKEYFDCIRNERDELRDELADIKGKAKAVETHGLVIIPDGTPNGDVNHEPQSSGITVVSQEAAQVLESAGEGPLDVRLRKLAEEKDELLAQIRKLKNQLEEERQKHSKMDSAYTDGEKMENGTDLHFIEMQRDANRQISEYKFKLSKAEQEMGTMEQNIARLEGQVSRYKASADNSEKVEDELKAEKRKLQRELRTALDKIEEMEMTNNHLVKRLEKMKANRNALLSQQ, from the exons GCAGAGGCGAGGCTGGCAGCGAAGAGGGCGGCTCGAGCAGAGGCCAGGGATATTCGAATGAGGGAACTTGAACGGCAGCAGAAAGAG CTTTCTTACCGCTCATCCAGTGGTAGCAACAGAAAATGGGGTCAGATCCACCAGTGGATG GCTGATACAGAAAAGGCCAGATCCTCTAGTAGTAGTAGATCTAGCAGCCATCATCGCCGG GATGGCCTCTCCACTAGCTCCACCCTCAAGACTTCCCGATCCACT AGTTCTGTGTACAATGACCTGCATGGCTATAAAAAGGCCAGCTCCTCGAAGAAGGACCTGCTG ACTGGACTGTACCATGATCAAAGGAACTACACCAGCCTAACGAAGACCAAAGCACCGCCTCTTCCTTCCACTTCCACCTATCAGCCTCGG GCCACCACTTCTTCGTCCTCCACCACTGGCACGGGGCTATCTCGCAGCTACAGCATG GCCTCTATTTACGATGACAACGGTCTTTATGGCTCGGGGTACAGTTCAAGAGCT CCCTCTGAATACAGCTGGTACTCCTCAGGAGCCAGCTCCACCCGCAGCAGCCCTGTG TCTTCCTCAGATGATGACACTGTCAGCAGCGTGTCCCAGGAGCGCTTCAGCAGAGGCCGCAGGGATAGTGCG TCGTCTGACTTCTCGGACATTAGCGAGTCGGCTGCTGATTATTTCAGCCGCTCCAACCGAAGAGGCAGTATTGTGTCTGACCTTGATGATTTGAGCATTCCAGATCTGGACGCT ctGGATGAAAAATGTGACAAGCAGTATTCAGATTATAGTCGG CCATCTTCCCGCTGTGCCACCCCAGGCCTCTCAGCAGCCACATTGGCAACACTGGGTGGCACCTCATCACGACGGGGCAGCGCAGACACTGGTAGCATCTATGAGCCCGACACCAGCCTGAGTGAACTTAGG GATATCTATGAACTAAAGGACCAGATTCAGGATGTAGAAGGGCGATACATGCAAGGGCTTAAAGAGCTGAAG GAGTCACTtgcagaggtggaggagaagtATAAGAAAGCCATGGTGTCGAACGCACAGCTGGACAATGACAAAGGCAACCTCATCTATCAAGTGGACACACTAAAGGATGTCATAGAGGAGATGGAGGAACAAATGGCTGAGATGAAGAGGGAGCTGGAAGAAAAGTCAAAG GAACTAGAAAGACAAAAGCACACATGTACAGTCCTGCAGCATAAACAAGAAGAACTGAAAGAGGGAATCCGCCAGAGAGATGAGCTTATAGAG GAGAGCCAGCGAATGCAGACTAAGTTAGATGACCTCACCAGAGAGGTGTTTGACCTGCAGGAAACGATAAACTGGAAGGACAAAAAGATTGGG GCCctagagagacagaaagagtacTTTGATTGCATTAGGAATGAGAGGGATGAGCTCAGAGATGAGCTCGCTGACATCAAGGGGAAGGCCAAAGCAGTAGAG ACACATGGGCTCGTCATCATCCCAGACGGCACACCAAATGGAGATGTCAACCATGAGCCTCAGTCCTCAGGGATCACTGTGGTCTCCCAGGAGGCCGCTCAGGTGCTGGAGTCTGCAGGAGAGGGCCCGCTGG ATGTCAGGCTACGGAAGTTGGCAGAGGAGAAAGATGAACTCTTGGCTCAGATCAGGAAGCTGAAGaatcagctggaggaggagagacagaaacactcaAAGATGGACAGTGCATACACAGACGGGGAGAAGATGGAGAACGGTACAGACCTACACTTTATTGAGATGCAGA GAGATGCCAACAGACAGATTAGTGAATACAAATTCAAGCTTTCCAAGGCAGAGCAGGAAATGGGTACAATGGAACAAAAT atTGCCAGACTTGAAGGGCAAGTGTCCAGGTACAAGGCATCAGCAGACAACTCAGAGAAAGTAGAAGATGAACTTAAGGCAGAAAAACGGAAACTTCAAAGAGAG CTGCGCACAGCTCTAGATAAGATAGAGGAGATGGAGATGACCAACAACCACCTAGTAAAGCGCCTCGAGAAGATGAAGGCCAACAGGAACGCCCTTCTGTCACAGCAGTGA
- the lrrfip2 gene encoding leucine-rich repeat flightless-interacting protein 2 isoform X29 — translation MGTQGSGRKRAPLKDRFSAEDEALSSIAREAEARLAAKRAARAEARDIRMRELERQQKELDEKCDKQYSDYSRPSSRCATPGLSAATLATLGGTSSRRGSADTGSIYEPDTSLSELRESLAEVEEKYKKAMVSNAQLDNDKGNLIYQVDTLKDVIEEMEEQMAEMKRELEEKSKELERQKHTCTVLQHKQEELKEGIRQRDELIEESQRMQTKLDDLTREVFDLQETINWKDKKIGALERQKEYFDCIRNERDELRDELADIKGKAKAVETHGLVIIPDGTPNGDVNHEPQSSGITVVSQEAAQVLESAGEGPLDVRLRKLAEEKDELLAQIRKLKNQLEEERQKHSKMDSAYTDGEKMENGTDLHFIEMQRDANRQISEYKFKLSKAEQEMGTMEQNIARLEGQVSRYKASADNSEKVEDELKAEKRKLQRELRTALDKIEEMEMTNNHLVKRLEKMKANRNALLSQQ, via the exons GCAGAGGCGAGGCTGGCAGCGAAGAGGGCGGCTCGAGCAGAGGCCAGGGATATTCGAATGAGGGAACTTGAACGGCAGCAGAAAGAG ctGGATGAAAAATGTGACAAGCAGTATTCAGATTATAGTCGG CCATCTTCCCGCTGTGCCACCCCAGGCCTCTCAGCAGCCACATTGGCAACACTGGGTGGCACCTCATCACGACGGGGCAGCGCAGACACTGGTAGCATCTATGAGCCCGACACCAGCCTGAGTGAACTTAGG GAGTCACTtgcagaggtggaggagaagtATAAGAAAGCCATGGTGTCGAACGCACAGCTGGACAATGACAAAGGCAACCTCATCTATCAAGTGGACACACTAAAGGATGTCATAGAGGAGATGGAGGAACAAATGGCTGAGATGAAGAGGGAGCTGGAAGAAAAGTCAAAG GAACTAGAAAGACAAAAGCACACATGTACAGTCCTGCAGCATAAACAAGAAGAACTGAAAGAGGGAATCCGCCAGAGAGATGAGCTTATAGAG GAGAGCCAGCGAATGCAGACTAAGTTAGATGACCTCACCAGAGAGGTGTTTGACCTGCAGGAAACGATAAACTGGAAGGACAAAAAGATTGGG GCCctagagagacagaaagagtacTTTGATTGCATTAGGAATGAGAGGGATGAGCTCAGAGATGAGCTCGCTGACATCAAGGGGAAGGCCAAAGCAGTAGAG ACACATGGGCTCGTCATCATCCCAGACGGCACACCAAATGGAGATGTCAACCATGAGCCTCAGTCCTCAGGGATCACTGTGGTCTCCCAGGAGGCCGCTCAGGTGCTGGAGTCTGCAGGAGAGGGCCCGCTGG ATGTCAGGCTACGGAAGTTGGCAGAGGAGAAAGATGAACTCTTGGCTCAGATCAGGAAGCTGAAGaatcagctggaggaggagagacagaaacactcaAAGATGGACAGTGCATACACAGACGGGGAGAAGATGGAGAACGGTACAGACCTACACTTTATTGAGATGCAGA GAGATGCCAACAGACAGATTAGTGAATACAAATTCAAGCTTTCCAAGGCAGAGCAGGAAATGGGTACAATGGAACAAAAT atTGCCAGACTTGAAGGGCAAGTGTCCAGGTACAAGGCATCAGCAGACAACTCAGAGAAAGTAGAAGATGAACTTAAGGCAGAAAAACGGAAACTTCAAAGAGAG CTGCGCACAGCTCTAGATAAGATAGAGGAGATGGAGATGACCAACAACCACCTAGTAAAGCGCCTCGAGAAGATGAAGGCCAACAGGAACGCCCTTCTGTCACAGCAGTGA
- the lrrfip2 gene encoding leucine-rich repeat flightless-interacting protein 2 isoform X2, whose amino-acid sequence MGTQGSGRKRAPLKDRFSAEDEALSSIAREAEARLAAKRAARAEARDIRMRELERQQKELSYRSSSGSNRKWGQIHQWMADTEKARSSSSSRSSSHHRRGLDDDVMSVRSYRSTSSAMRDLGSRSSSRRKDALDGLSTSSTLKTSRSTSSVYNDLHGYKKASSSKKDLLTGLYHDQRNYTSLTKTKAPPLPSTSTYQPRATTSSSSTTGTGLSRSYSMASIYDDNGLYGSGYSSRASSSDDDTVSSVSQERFSRGRRDSASSDFSDISESAADYFSRSNRRGSIVSDLDDLSIPDLDALDEKCDKQYSDYSRPSSRCATPGLSAATLATLGGTSSRRGSADTGSIYEPDTSLSELRDIYELKDQIQDVEGRYMQGLKELKESLAEVEEKYKKAMVSNAQLDNDKGNLIYQVDTLKDVIEEMEEQMAEMKRELEEKSKELERQKHTCTVLQHKQEELKEGIRQRDELIEESQRMQTKLDDLTREVFDLQETINWKDKKIGALERQKEYFDCIRNERDELRDELADIKGKAKAVETHGLVIIPDGTPNGDVNHEPQSSGITVVSQEAAQVLESAGEGPLDVRLRKLAEEKDELLAQIRKLKNQLEEERQKHSKMDSAYTDGEKMENGTDLHFIEMQRDANRQISEYKFKLSKAEQEMGTMEQNIARLEGQVSRYKASADNSEKVEDELKAEKRKLQRELRTALDKIEEMEMTNNHLVKRLEKMKANRNALLSQQ is encoded by the exons GCAGAGGCGAGGCTGGCAGCGAAGAGGGCGGCTCGAGCAGAGGCCAGGGATATTCGAATGAGGGAACTTGAACGGCAGCAGAAAGAG CTTTCTTACCGCTCATCCAGTGGTAGCAACAGAAAATGGGGTCAGATCCACCAGTGGATG GCTGATACAGAAAAGGCCAGATCCTCTAGTAGTAGTAGATCTAGCAGCCATCATCGCCGG GGGCTGGATGATGATGTCATGTCAGTCCGCAGCTACAGG tcaaCCTCATCAGCAATGCGTGACTTGGGGAGTCGATCCAGTTCCCGTAGAAAAGATGCCTTG GATGGCCTCTCCACTAGCTCCACCCTCAAGACTTCCCGATCCACT AGTTCTGTGTACAATGACCTGCATGGCTATAAAAAGGCCAGCTCCTCGAAGAAGGACCTGCTG ACTGGACTGTACCATGATCAAAGGAACTACACCAGCCTAACGAAGACCAAAGCACCGCCTCTTCCTTCCACTTCCACCTATCAGCCTCGG GCCACCACTTCTTCGTCCTCCACCACTGGCACGGGGCTATCTCGCAGCTACAGCATG GCCTCTATTTACGATGACAACGGTCTTTATGGCTCGGGGTACAGTTCAAGAGCT TCTTCCTCAGATGATGACACTGTCAGCAGCGTGTCCCAGGAGCGCTTCAGCAGAGGCCGCAGGGATAGTGCG TCGTCTGACTTCTCGGACATTAGCGAGTCGGCTGCTGATTATTTCAGCCGCTCCAACCGAAGAGGCAGTATTGTGTCTGACCTTGATGATTTGAGCATTCCAGATCTGGACGCT ctGGATGAAAAATGTGACAAGCAGTATTCAGATTATAGTCGG CCATCTTCCCGCTGTGCCACCCCAGGCCTCTCAGCAGCCACATTGGCAACACTGGGTGGCACCTCATCACGACGGGGCAGCGCAGACACTGGTAGCATCTATGAGCCCGACACCAGCCTGAGTGAACTTAGG GATATCTATGAACTAAAGGACCAGATTCAGGATGTAGAAGGGCGATACATGCAAGGGCTTAAAGAGCTGAAG GAGTCACTtgcagaggtggaggagaagtATAAGAAAGCCATGGTGTCGAACGCACAGCTGGACAATGACAAAGGCAACCTCATCTATCAAGTGGACACACTAAAGGATGTCATAGAGGAGATGGAGGAACAAATGGCTGAGATGAAGAGGGAGCTGGAAGAAAAGTCAAAG GAACTAGAAAGACAAAAGCACACATGTACAGTCCTGCAGCATAAACAAGAAGAACTGAAAGAGGGAATCCGCCAGAGAGATGAGCTTATAGAG GAGAGCCAGCGAATGCAGACTAAGTTAGATGACCTCACCAGAGAGGTGTTTGACCTGCAGGAAACGATAAACTGGAAGGACAAAAAGATTGGG GCCctagagagacagaaagagtacTTTGATTGCATTAGGAATGAGAGGGATGAGCTCAGAGATGAGCTCGCTGACATCAAGGGGAAGGCCAAAGCAGTAGAG ACACATGGGCTCGTCATCATCCCAGACGGCACACCAAATGGAGATGTCAACCATGAGCCTCAGTCCTCAGGGATCACTGTGGTCTCCCAGGAGGCCGCTCAGGTGCTGGAGTCTGCAGGAGAGGGCCCGCTGG ATGTCAGGCTACGGAAGTTGGCAGAGGAGAAAGATGAACTCTTGGCTCAGATCAGGAAGCTGAAGaatcagctggaggaggagagacagaaacactcaAAGATGGACAGTGCATACACAGACGGGGAGAAGATGGAGAACGGTACAGACCTACACTTTATTGAGATGCAGA GAGATGCCAACAGACAGATTAGTGAATACAAATTCAAGCTTTCCAAGGCAGAGCAGGAAATGGGTACAATGGAACAAAAT atTGCCAGACTTGAAGGGCAAGTGTCCAGGTACAAGGCATCAGCAGACAACTCAGAGAAAGTAGAAGATGAACTTAAGGCAGAAAAACGGAAACTTCAAAGAGAG CTGCGCACAGCTCTAGATAAGATAGAGGAGATGGAGATGACCAACAACCACCTAGTAAAGCGCCTCGAGAAGATGAAGGCCAACAGGAACGCCCTTCTGTCACAGCAGTGA